One Sphingomonas sp. SUN039 genomic window carries:
- a CDS encoding tyrosine-protein phosphatase — translation MTSTTGAFWAERVKPFAGIHNFRDYGGYATADGGRLKTGALFRSGQHVGATADDLTAVAELGLGTVIDLRGNSERRDYPCTRPEGFAAEVFFFDGETAGRGGAPHVEAAREIAEAHDAHRAMVDLYAFMPFRPNLISVLRMYFAALAERDGAHLLHCLAGKDRTGLGAALLHTLMGVHRDDMMADYLLTNTAGDPEARIAAGAASIRASRGPQISDAAIRTLMSVDPAFLDAALDAIVAAHGSVEDYARDVLGVTPGRRAQIAARLIA, via the coding sequence GTGACATCGACCACGGGGGCGTTTTGGGCGGAGCGGGTCAAGCCGTTTGCCGGCATCCATAATTTCCGTGACTATGGCGGCTATGCCACCGCCGACGGCGGGCGGCTGAAGACCGGTGCGCTGTTCCGGTCGGGCCAGCATGTCGGCGCGACGGCGGACGATCTGACTGCTGTGGCCGAGCTCGGTCTGGGCACCGTGATCGACCTGCGCGGGAACAGCGAACGGCGGGACTATCCCTGTACGCGGCCTGAGGGCTTCGCGGCAGAGGTGTTCTTCTTCGACGGCGAAACCGCCGGACGTGGCGGCGCGCCGCATGTCGAGGCGGCGCGCGAGATTGCCGAAGCGCATGACGCGCACCGGGCGATGGTCGATCTTTATGCTTTCATGCCGTTTCGCCCGAACCTGATCTCGGTCCTGCGGATGTATTTCGCGGCGCTTGCGGAACGCGACGGCGCGCATCTGCTGCATTGCCTTGCGGGCAAGGACCGCACCGGCCTTGGCGCGGCGCTGCTCCACACGCTGATGGGAGTGCATCGCGACGACATGATGGCGGACTATCTGCTGACCAACACGGCGGGCGATCCCGAGGCGCGGATTGCCGCCGGGGCCGCGAGCATCCGGGCCAGCCGGGGGCCGCAGATCAGCGATGCGGCGATCCGCACCCTGATGAGTGTCGATCCGGCGTTCCTCGACGCGGCGCTCGACGCAATCGTCGCCGCACACGGCTCGGTCGAGGACTATGCCCGCGATGTTCTGGGGGTGACGCCCGGACGGCGCGCACAAATCGCGGCGCGGCTGATCGCCTGA